The proteins below come from a single Nostoc sp. KVJ3 genomic window:
- a CDS encoding substrate-binding domain-containing protein, translating to MPSFESFYPEYPCSYNSPLSCDRPFQTAQQIKGAKFCLECGFPATLPQEAEIKGNQGTYQIVSFIGVRGLGRLYSGIQLKDKQPVIIKEYLLPNRSFNESETQKRKETFKRVGGVSLADSRIQNFRLVETKEAIADQKGERCYLIIQGIESSQTLGKYLIEKGAMTSADVREVLNQGLQTLQFLHTQKLRFPSNQTQLGITHGNISLDSTLIKLENNQKFSIYFGDLAIWENLFIPPITPQPAPARPEQDLESLGLLAFYLWVGRTTNFSSNQPLDPRDNQQWPDNDSHLKQFIYRLIGLETPFENAETARQALLQLPKEDRSSSSVRSSSGSQVIEKRLPMPLILLLGILTFLLLGGGIWYFLLGKKIDEPNKCGEWCGLVRNFSEVPNVPTGQFTYTGEKDSTWSYVLTQSVDNSRLGDLLTRPKLDATATYNYESVLSSNVNNPIKSIEEVQTNKKDFAITSLVDQITDKLAKKPIAYDGLLVFVAFNKRDSNLANALGGQISLEQLRQIYTGKITNWQQINPKLPNLAVKPFAPTEPEAISKFQEIVLKNAPQDEALFAANVTKLDTTKTQNQIRSETLEGRTTGIISFGIISKTSSQCTGYPLAIADGKKSAIQPLFQRRDRRSINPSDDLCQHDDYYVDVTTFQSYPLGYPIFVVYPKDSSRLPGGSTFAQMLTTRQGQCLLNKVGLVALQPMPDDINSYACKSVP from the coding sequence ATGCCTTCATTTGAATCTTTTTATCCAGAATACCCCTGTTCATACAATTCTCCCTTAAGTTGCGATCGCCCCTTCCAAACGGCGCAGCAAATTAAAGGGGCTAAGTTTTGCTTGGAATGCGGTTTTCCAGCAACTTTACCGCAGGAAGCTGAGATTAAAGGGAATCAGGGAACTTATCAAATAGTTAGTTTTATCGGTGTGCGGGGTTTAGGGCGCTTATACTCAGGTATTCAACTTAAAGACAAACAACCTGTCATCATCAAAGAATACCTCCTACCCAATCGTTCTTTTAATGAAAGCGAGACTCAAAAGCGCAAAGAGACTTTCAAGCGGGTGGGTGGGGTAAGTTTAGCCGATAGTCGAATTCAAAACTTCCGTCTTGTGGAAACGAAAGAAGCGATCGCAGATCAAAAAGGAGAACGCTGCTATCTTATCATTCAAGGCATAGAGTCATCCCAAACTTTAGGCAAATATCTCATAGAGAAGGGGGCAATGACATCTGCCGATGTCCGTGAGGTACTAAATCAAGGTTTACAAACTCTCCAGTTTCTCCACACCCAAAAGCTGCGTTTTCCCTCAAATCAAACACAACTAGGTATAACTCACGGCAACATTAGTTTAGATAGTACTTTAATTAAATTAGAAAATAATCAAAAGTTCTCTATATATTTTGGTGATTTAGCCATCTGGGAAAACTTATTTATTCCACCGATTACTCCTCAACCCGCGCCCGCCAGACCTGAGCAAGATTTAGAATCATTAGGATTGCTAGCCTTTTATTTATGGGTAGGACGAACAACTAATTTTTCATCCAACCAGCCTCTTGACCCTAGAGATAATCAACAATGGCCAGATAACGATAGTCATTTAAAGCAGTTTATTTATCGCCTAATTGGGCTAGAAACTCCTTTCGAGAATGCTGAAACGGCTCGTCAAGCACTCCTGCAACTTCCCAAAGAAGATCGTAGCAGTAGTTCAGTGCGATCGTCATCAGGCTCTCAAGTAATAGAAAAGCGTTTACCAATGCCCTTAATTCTACTACTAGGAATCCTGACTTTCTTACTACTTGGCGGGGGAATTTGGTATTTTCTTTTGGGTAAGAAAATAGATGAACCTAATAAATGTGGAGAATGGTGCGGACTTGTGCGGAATTTCTCTGAAGTTCCCAACGTTCCTACGGGACAATTTACTTACACCGGAGAAAAAGACAGTACATGGAGCTATGTTTTAACCCAATCGGTAGACAACAGTCGTTTAGGAGATTTATTGACCAGACCAAAGTTAGATGCAACAGCAACATATAACTATGAATCTGTTTTGTCATCTAATGTAAATAATCCAATTAAAAGTATAGAAGAAGTCCAAACAAACAAAAAAGATTTTGCAATTACTAGCTTGGTAGACCAGATTACAGATAAACTTGCTAAAAAACCAATTGCTTATGATGGGTTACTTGTTTTTGTAGCATTTAACAAAAGAGATTCAAATCTTGCTAATGCTCTTGGGGGGCAAATAAGTCTTGAGCAATTGCGTCAAATTTACACAGGTAAAATTACCAATTGGCAGCAAATTAATCCCAAACTTCCAAATCTAGCGGTAAAACCTTTTGCCCCAACTGAACCGGAAGCAATCAGTAAATTTCAAGAAATAGTTCTCAAAAATGCCCCTCAAGACGAAGCTTTATTTGCAGCCAATGTTACTAAACTGGATACAACAAAAACCCAAAATCAGATCCGCAGCGAGACTTTAGAGGGGCGAACCACTGGTATTATCAGTTTTGGGATTATCAGTAAAACTTCGAGTCAGTGTACTGGTTATCCGCTAGCGATCGCCGATGGCAAAAAATCAGCGATTCAACCTCTGTTTCAACGGCGCGATCGTCGCTCAATAAATCCCTCAGATGACTTGTGTCAACATGATGATTATTATGTTGATGTCACAACATTCCAAAGCTACCCCTTGGGATACCCTATTTTTGTAGTGTACCCTAAAGACAGCAGCCGCCTGCCCGGTGGTTCTACATTTGCCCAGATGCTAACCACTCGTCAGGGTCAGTGTTTACTTAATAAAGTAGGTCTTGTAGCTTTACAACCTATGCCTGATGATATAAATTCCTATGCCTGCAAATCGGTGCCCTAA
- a CDS encoding response regulator: MTNDNQKLSVLLVDDEERFRQGLRTLLNFYSINSALPVEVMGDADSVEQVLKFTTQKCPDLILLDMQLKGCDGITVLARLKETAYTGKVLVLSAHQEDDWIFRAMQAGAAGYVFKNRLATQLCEAIDTVIRSEIYLPSEVASRFFRFFQAYSDSCLKACHEVHLTEREQEVLYWLAQGASNEEIAKHLYVTVATVKAHLTSIFEKLKVTSRTQAIVAALKLGLVHA, from the coding sequence ATGACTAATGATAATCAGAAGCTTTCGGTTTTATTGGTAGATGATGAAGAAAGGTTCCGGCAAGGGTTACGGACTCTCCTAAATTTCTATAGTATTAATTCTGCGTTACCTGTAGAAGTTATGGGTGATGCAGATTCTGTGGAGCAGGTTTTAAAGTTTACAACCCAGAAGTGTCCAGATTTAATTTTGCTGGATATGCAATTGAAGGGATGCGATGGGATTACAGTTTTAGCACGTCTTAAAGAAACTGCTTACACTGGAAAGGTTTTAGTATTGTCGGCTCATCAAGAAGACGACTGGATTTTTAGAGCAATGCAAGCGGGAGCCGCAGGTTATGTGTTTAAAAATCGTTTAGCAACCCAATTGTGTGAGGCGATTGACACTGTTATAAGATCGGAAATTTATCTACCTTCAGAAGTTGCTAGTCGATTTTTCCGGTTTTTTCAGGCTTACTCAGATTCTTGTTTAAAAGCATGTCATGAAGTGCATTTAACCGAAAGAGAGCAAGAAGTTTTATACTGGTTAGCTCAAGGTGCTTCTAATGAAGAAATCGCTAAACATTTATATGTAACAGTTGCTACTGTTAAGGCGCATCTCACAAGTATTTTTGAAAAATTGAAGGTTACTAGCCGGACTCAAGCTATTGTGGCTGCTCTCAAGTTAGGATTAGTTCACGCTTGA
- a CDS encoding sensor histidine kinase has translation MTLGFSVQKLENGSNYLNSSDIQSYCQLESEQLTSQYPIFCARIVYHDCLLKNHQEVINYGQDQAPFTQKTLAYLRSEAWLTDFPPVFTLHEFKLQGFSSISYICPIGYRNQKPEYIQIITHKPLSESLQLYVKRSAMVLSKYVYIYLDYRRQKTEIQLLEDILHRIGHQLRHSLGLIGLYAHNLCLGLDNSPWQEQAKIISESIQDLDINLNELIDCGQSAKLRVTLQDLRSLIVESITNLQPLINQKKLKISIPDTSTILKIDRLQMKQVFDNILSNAVYFSPNSGTITCSWQIFQDEVLIKISDQGPGLSQEDLQKVFTPFYSRRKGGTGLGLTIAKKIILDHQGSIWAQVLSENGAQFSVILPRPRSGN, from the coding sequence AAACTAGAGAATGGCTCGAATTATTTGAATTCCTCAGATATTCAGAGCTATTGTCAGCTAGAGTCTGAGCAGTTAACTAGTCAATATCCAATTTTTTGCGCTCGGATTGTCTATCATGATTGCTTACTGAAAAATCATCAGGAAGTTATAAATTATGGTCAAGACCAAGCTCCTTTTACCCAAAAAACTTTAGCTTATTTGCGCTCAGAAGCATGGCTGACAGATTTTCCGCCTGTTTTTACTTTACATGAATTTAAACTTCAGGGTTTTTCATCCATTTCTTATATTTGCCCCATAGGATATAGAAATCAAAAACCTGAATACATTCAAATTATCACTCATAAACCTCTGTCAGAGAGTTTGCAGTTATATGTAAAACGCTCTGCTATGGTCTTGAGTAAGTATGTATATATTTACTTAGACTATCGAAGACAAAAAACTGAAATTCAACTTCTAGAAGATATTCTGCATCGAATCGGTCATCAATTGCGTCACTCTCTAGGGCTTATAGGATTGTATGCACATAACTTATGCTTAGGGTTAGACAATAGTCCTTGGCAAGAGCAAGCAAAAATTATCAGTGAAAGCATACAAGATTTAGATATTAATTTAAATGAGCTTATTGATTGTGGACAAAGTGCAAAATTAAGGGTAACACTTCAAGATTTAAGAAGTTTGATAGTTGAAAGTATCACGAATTTACAACCTCTGATTAATCAGAAAAAACTTAAAATATCGATTCCCGATACATCAACAATACTGAAGATAGACCGATTACAAATGAAACAGGTATTCGACAATATCCTCAGTAATGCTGTCTATTTCAGTCCGAATTCAGGAACTATTACCTGTAGTTGGCAAATTTTTCAAGATGAAGTTTTAATTAAAATCTCAGATCAAGGGCCAGGATTATCTCAAGAGGATTTACAAAAAGTATTTACCCCATTTTATTCCCGGCGTAAAGGAGGCACAGGACTGGGTTTAACGATTGCTAAGAAAATTATTTTGGATCATCAAGGCAGTATTTGGGCGCAAGTTTTATCAGAAAATGGAGCGCAGTTTTCTGTAATATTACCTCGACCAAGGAGCGGCAATTAA